The genomic DNA AACGTGATGCCTGCCATGCGGATCTACACCAACTCCGAGGCCACACGTCTGGCCCGCGGTGGAGTCATGGAGTTCATTCTGGCCAACCACCCACTCGACTGCCCCATCTGCGACCAAGGCGGGCAGTGCGACCTCCAGAACAACGCCCTTGATTACGGTTACCAGGTCTCTCGGTTCGACTAGGAAAAGCGGGCCGTGGAGGACAAGAACTTTGGCCCGCTGGTGGTCACCCACATGAACCGCTGCATCCACTGCACCCGCTGCATCCGCTTTTCCGAGGAGGTCGGAGGCTACCATGATTTAGGTACGACCGGGCGAGGCCGGGCCACCGAGATAGGCACCTACGTGTAAAAGATGCTGCAGTCCGAACTGTCAGGCAACATCGCAGACGTGTGCCCAGTAGGGGCTTTAAACCATGGACCCACAGCTTACTCAGTCCGGCGCTACGAGGTCCAGAGCAAGCCCACGATCGACATCCTGGAAACGCTGGGCTCAGCCATCCAGGTGGAATACAAGGGCCAGGAAGTCATGCGGGTCAACCCTGCCGTCCACTAGGAAATCAACGAAGAGTGGCTCACCGACAAGTCCAGGAACTCTTATGACGGGCTCAAAAGGCAGAGAATTACCGTGCCCCTGCAGCGGGTCGGCGGCGATTTCCAGGAAATCGGCTGGGAAAAGGCCCTGAACCTGGCCTCCCAGAAGATTATGGCTGTCAGGGGCGATGAGATTTGCGGGTCAGTAGGTGAGCTTTCGGACTGTGAGACCCTGACCGCCATGAGGGACCTGGTGTTCCGCCTGGGTGGAGAGTGCTTCGAGTTCAGGCATGACTACCGCCTGGAAGTTTCATCCGATTTCAAAGCCAACTACGTGATGAACTCCAGCATCCAGGGCATCGAGGACACCGACCACATCCTGCTCGTGGGCTGCAACCTGCGCGCCGAGTCACCTCTGCTCAACGCGAGGGTGCTCAAGGCCATTTCCAAGAAGAAGTGTAAGATCTCCTCGATCGGCCCCTACAACGACCTGACCTACGAGCACAACCATCTGGGCAGCAACTCCAAGATCCTGGAGGAAATCCTGGCGGGCGAGCACCCCATCTCCGAGGAACTCTCGGGCGCGCAGATGCCGATGCTGATCCTCGGGCAGGACGTGCTGACCAGAGTGGACGGACAGGCGATCCAGGCCCTCTGCCGCAAGATCGCCAACAAGTTCGGGATCATCAACCCCGAGAAGCGGTGGAACGGCTACAACGTCATCCAGCGGCACTCCGGCATTCTCAACGCCCTGGAGCTGGGACTAAATCTGCGGCGCGTCTGCGAAAAGCCCAAGGTGCTCTTCCTCCTCTGCGACAACAACATCGAGAAGCGAGACATCCCTGAAGACTGCTTCGTCATCTACGTGGGGTCGCACGGGGACGAGGGTGCTTCCTATGCGGATTTGGTGCTGCCCGGCTCCACCTTCATGGAGAAGAGTGGCACTTACCTCAACCTGGAGGGCCGGGTGCAGCTGGCCAACAAAATTGTGGAGCCCCGGGCTACGCCAAGTAGGACTGGGAGATCTTCAGGGCGATCAGCGAGTGCTGCGGGGTGTCGCTGCCCTACTCCTCGCAGGAGGAGCTCAGGGCAAGGATGGCCATGCTGTCCCCCCATCTGCTGAGGTACGACCGAGTCGAGCCCACCATCTTCGGCAAGTTCTCAGAGCGCAGCGTAACCGAGGGCGAGGTGCTGCGGACGCCCCTGCAGGACTTGATCGACAACTACTACATGACGGATGCAGTGACCCGCTCGAGCGTGGTGATGGCGAAATGCTCGATCGCCTTCAACGAGTAGAAATACACCAACTTCAAGAAGCTCATCATGTGACCCCCTCAATCCGATTCTTCCTCCAGGTCCACCCCCGGACAGTTTCTGCCCCAGGGCTTGACCAGGCCCGCCAGGGACCCGAACCGCCGGCCGAACTATTCGTCGAAGGCCCGGGCCTTCACCTCGGTTAGCTTGTAGGTCTCGATGGTCGTCTGGTTGCTGCAGATGTTGTAGTACTGATCGAGTAGCAGCAGTCCTAGTCGCCAGGCCAGCACCGCCTCCACTGCCGCCACCAGCAGCGCCACCCCCAGCCACCCCGGCCTCGCCACCAGCCTGCTCATATTGCTGCCCAGCACGTAGACTACAGACAGCTGGCTGGCCACACTCCAAATCAGGCAGCGCACGTACTCGCGCAGGTTGTTCCAGGCGATACACCGGCCGATCCACAGGCAGTGATGGTCCTGCCGAAACCAGCACCTTCCGCAGCGCCTGCAGTGATGGTACAGCCGCGGCTTTGGGGTCTTGCACTTTGTGCAGGGAGGGAAGTGCCCCTCAGGGACAGGTGTCTCCGGCGACGACTGCAGCAACCGCAGGAAGGTCACAACCGCAATCCCAGCCAGCACGAACTGCGGGGCGAGCGAGCCCCTGAGCCTGAGTTGCTTGCGAAAGGAGTGCAGCAGGGCGGCCGGCAGCCCCAGCAGCAGCACCGACAGGGCCGGATACACCACCCTTTCCATATAAACGAATATCAAACTTGCAGCGCCAGCAGTCCCTGGTGCATGCCCTACAGGTATTCCAGGTAGCTGTCCAGATAGGACTGTCTCTTCCGGGCCCGGAAGCCCTGGTAGCGGTTGTCTGGTCAGTCCGGCACACTCCCGCCGCAGGGCCTCGTTCTGATTCTTGTGGTCgcgcagctgcagcagcaggcTCTGTAGCTCGGTTCTGGCTGCCTCGAGTCGCTTGGCGTTGTTGGTGAGGATGGCCTTCCACTTGCCCATCTCGACCGCCGCCTTGTCTTTCAGGTTGGCCGACTTGCTCTTCATTTTCAGCACCAAGTTTACCGCCTTCTCTTCTAGTACTTTGGAAGCTTTCATGCGGCTGCCCATCTTCTTTGGCTGGGCTGCTGATCTGCCCTCAAGCTCAGAGGCCCGCTGGAGGGCTGCTTGGCTGGCCTCGGACAGCTCCCGCTCGCAGTGCTGAAAGCGCCCGCGGAAGGCGGCCAGCACCTGCTCCAGCTGTCGGGCCATATAGGAGCGGATGGTGGCAGCCTCCTCAAGGATGCATCGCTGGACCAGCATGCTCGAGCCCGAGgtgatgcagtgcagttgcTTCACAAAGGCCTTGTTGCTGTTGTAGTGGTTGGTTATCAGTTTGCGCTGGGTTTTCTTGTCGAAGTTGCCGAGAGTGATGATCTCCTCATCCTCGTGCCGCTGCTCCTTGCTTTTCTCCACATAGCTTAGCATCAGCATCTCTTGCTCCTGCTGCTCTAAGAACCGCGCCTGCTGCAGGTCCGCCTCCAGGCTCTCCAAAAAGGTTTAGAAGCGAACCCGCCGGAGCTGGCTAGCTTTCTCCTCCCGGGCGCGCAGCAGCTCAAGAACCCGCCCGGCCTAGCGATAGCCCTGGTGCTGCTTCATCCTGAGGTTCTCCAGCTCACAGGCCTGGCGCTGATAGGCCCGGACAAGCTAAGAGGCATGCTCGTTGTCCTCCTTGTCCCTGTCCTCGCGGCACAGTCCCTCCTCGTCCATCAACGATAAGCAAATAAATCAGCCGGTCAGTGAGATAACGTGGTCCTCGGCAGTGGCGTCGTCGTGCGGCCGCCCCATCAGCCAGTTCATGTAGCCGTTCACCAAGCCGTTTATCTATTCGGGCTGGTCCACTCCGAACAGCAGGTATCGCTTGTGACTGCCCTTCACCACGAAGGACCGGATTTCCGGTCGAGGCTGACTCCCCACTGGACCAGCTCGGTGTAGGGCAGGCAGTAGAGCACCTCGCCCGCCATGTCCAGGACCAGCAGCTGGCTGGGCCTGATCCCCAGCTTGACGCTGACCTCCACCTGCCGCGAAAGCGAGTTGAACATCTAGTCCAGCTCATACATCTTGCCGAAAAAGACATGCGCGCAGAACAGCTCCACCTGGCAGCACGCCTTCAGGAACTCGAACTCTGCCGAAAACAGGCTGGGGAAGTTCATGCTCCGGTACTAGGCCAGCACGCCCGCCAGCCAGGCCTGCTCGCTGGCCTCGTCCTGCTGCGTGCTGGGCACGATCGCCGACAGCTGGCTGCCGAGGACGGCCTCGTTGGCAGGGTTGGCAGGCCCGTTGTCGCGGTAGAAGATGATCGCAGAAAGGCGGTGGCTGAGGGAGAGCGGGGGGGCCAGACTGCCAACGAGGTAGGCGTGGCGGGTCTGTGCAAAGTAGAGCCTGACCGAGTTCTGGTCTTGTTCCAAGAGCGGGTAGAAATACTTGATACCGTACATCAGATAGTAGGTTTTACTTTTCTTGTATTTGCGCAGCTCGATGCGGGTCGACCGCTGTTGCACGGCCAGTACGTCCCACACCTTCAGGTAGTCCTCCAGGATGTGCTCGTGGGTTATGTGTCCGTATTCCTCGACCTGCTCCATCAGGCACATGCACCCTCGCCGGTCCGCCAGCCCCACCGCCACCCTCACCTTCTCTTTCACCGTCTGGACACTTTCCCAGCAGTGCACCTCCACCTTGACCACACCGCCAGTATACATATTAACCAGCAGAGCCTTACCGCGCGGGTCACTGAAGTGGTCAAAGTCCAGCTAATCGAAGACCCTCCTGCACTCAAGCCGCTCAATCATAGTCTACGGGGTCAGACCTGTCTACCGTGCGAACACTTGCACCAGATCGAACTTGACTTCTAGGTGGTGCACCCGCAACAGCCGCTGGTAGCAGTCGTAGTAGGTACTGATGGTGCGCATCACCTGCGACATGGAGGCCGAAGGGATTTCAGCCTCCATGGTCTGGAGGAGGAAGTTGGCCAGGGGCAGGCAGGCCTCCATGGAGGGGGGGAAGCACTAGCTGAGGCCGCGCATGATGTTCATGAGCTTGCGGCGGTGGTCGTCCCGAGGACAGCCGCGGTACAGCTTCACGATCTAGAAGTAGATTTCGTCGATGAGTGCTTTCATGCTGTTGTTCAGAACTTAGTTGAGCCGGCCCGACGCGGATTGCACCGGCGGGCTCTTATTGGGCTCTTCTATCACGCTCATGTTGGGCTCCTCGCTGGCTGACTTGGCTGACTTGGCTGACTCAAACCCTTGCTGCTAGTTCTGCTGGTCCTCCTGGTCCTGCTGCTCTCGCTAACTCT from Hippocampus zosterae strain Florida unplaced genomic scaffold, ASM2543408v3 HiC_scaffold_422, whole genome shotgun sequence includes the following:
- the LOC127595194 gene encoding LOW QUALITY PROTEIN: NADH-ubiquinone oxidoreductase 75 kDa subunit, mitochondrial-like (The sequence of the model RefSeq protein was modified relative to this genomic sequence to represent the inferred CDS: inserted 1 base in 1 codon; substituted 5 bases at 5 genomic stop codons) encodes the protein MPAMRIYTNSEATRLARGGVMEFILANHPLDCPICDQGGQCDLQNNALDYGYQVSRFDXEKRAVEDKNFGPLVVTHMNRCIHCTRCIRFSEEVGGYHDLGTTGRGRATEIGTYVXKMLQSELSGNIADVCPVGALNHGPTAYSVRRYEVQSKPTIDILETLGSAIQVEYKGQEVMRVNPAVHXEINEEWLTDKSRNSYDGLKRQRITVPLQRVGGDFQEIGWEKALNLASQKIMAVRGDEICGSVGELSDCETLTAMRDLVFRLGGECFEFRHDYRLEVSSDFKANYVMNSSIQGIEDTDHILLVGCNLRAESPLLNARVLKAISKKKCKISSIGPYNDLTYEHNHLGSNSKILEEILAGEHPISEELSGAQMPMLILGQDVLTRVDGQAIQALCRKIANKFGIINPEKRWNGYNVIQRHSGILNALELGLNLRRVCEKPKVLFLLCDNNIEKRDIPEDCFVIYVGSHGDEGASYADLVLPGSTFMEKSGTYLNLEGRVQLANKIVXAPGYAKXDWEIFRAISECCGVSLPYSSQEELRARMAMLSPHLLRYDRVEPTIFGKFSERSVTEGEVLRTPLQDLIDNYYMTDAVTRSSVVMAKCSIAFNEXKYTNFKKLIM